A region of the Oncorhynchus gorbuscha isolate QuinsamMale2020 ecotype Even-year linkage group LG02, OgorEven_v1.0, whole genome shotgun sequence genome:
gacacctgctcacacgcagcgtctgatgaaggcacaaaacacgacaggacagggtgatacacaatcacggcaaaaacacgacaggacagggcgaaacgcaatcacagcatggtgaatacaatacaaggaaccgacggaacaggaacggatcacaaaggaataaatagggagtctaatcaggggaaaggatcgggaacaggtgtgggaagactaaatgatgattaggggaataggaacagctgggagcaggaacggaacgacagagagaagagagagcgagagagtgagagagggaggggagagagagggatagaaccaaacaagaccagcagagggaaacgaatagcatggggagcacagggacaagacatgacaataaatgacaaacatgacagtacccccccactcaccgagcgcctcctggcgctctcgaggaggaacactggcggcaacggaggaaatcatagatcaaacggtccagcacgtcccgagaaagaacccaactcctctcctcaggaccgtaacgaaaaacgataaaaagggaaactagggtactactctaaaaaaaaaatgagaactagggacagactgagacacagcaagggcagggacaagaacaggagagatgcgatggcagggaacagactgagacccagcaagaccaggagcagaagcagaaaaaaaattaccagacttcttctgcgcgcagtctgaacacgcagccacgaaacggcgcgtgtcacgctcctgagtcggccaccaaaagcgctggcgaatagacgcaagagtgcctcgaacaccgggatgaccagctaacttggcagagtgagcccactgaagaacagccagacgagtggaaacaggaacgaaaaggaggttactaggacaagcgcgcggcgacgcagtgtgcgtgagtgcttgcttaacctgtctttcaattccccagactgtcaacccgacaacacgcccataaggaagaatcccctcgggatcagtagaagccacagaagaactaaacagacgggataaggcatcaggcttggtgttcttgctacccggacgggaagaaatcacaaactcgaaacgagcgaaaaacaacgcccaacgagcttgacgggcattaagtcgtttggcagaacggatgtactcaaggttcttatggtctgtccaaacgacaaaaggaacggtcgccccctccaaccactgtcgccattcgcctagggctaagcggatggcgagcagttcacggttacccacatcatagttgcgctcagatggcgacaggcgatgagaaaaataagcgcacggatgaaccttatcgtcagactggaagcgctgggatagaatggctcccacgcctacctctgaagcgtcaacctcgacaatgaattgtctagtgacgtcaggagtaacgaggataggagcggacgtaaaacgttcttttagaagatcaaaagctccctgggcggaaccggaccacttaaaacacgtcttgacagaagtaagagctgtgagaggggcagcaacttgaccgaaattacgaatgaaacgccgatagaaattagcgaaacctaaaaagcgctgcaactcgacacgtgaccttggaacgggccaatcactgacagcttggaccttagcggaatccatctgaatgccttcagcggaaataacggaaccgagaaaagtaacggaggagacatgaaaagagcacttctcagcctttacgtagagacaattctctaaaaggcgctgtagaacacgtcgaacgtgctgaacatgaatctcgagtgacggagaaaaaatcaggatatcgtcaagatagacaaaaacaaaaatgttcagcatgtctctcagaacatcattaactaatgcctgaaaaacagctggcgcattggcgagaccgaacggcagaacccggtactcaaaatgccctaacggagtgttaaacgccgttttccactcgtccccctctctgatgcgcacgagatggtaagcgttacgaaggtttagtaaagcacctggctccctgcagaatctcgaaggctgatgacataaggggaagcggataacgattcttaaccgttatgtcattcagccctcgataatccacgcaggggcgcagagtaccgtccttcttcttaacaaaaagaaccccgccccggccggagaagaagaaggcactatggtaccggcgtcaagagacacagacaaataatcctcgagagccttacgttcgggagccgacagagagtatagtctacctcgaggaggcgtggtccctggaaggagatcaatactacaatcatacgaccggtgaggaggaagggagttggctcgggaccgactgaagaccgtgcgcagatcatgatattcctccggcactcctgtcaaatcgccaggttcctcctgagaagtagggagagaagaaacgggagggatggcagacattaaacacttcacatgacaagaaacgttccaggataggatagaattactagaccaattaatagaaggattatgacatactagccagggatgacccaaaacaacaggtgtaaacggtgaacggaaaatcaaaaaagaaatagtctcactgtggttaccagatactgtgagagttaaaggtagtgtctcaaatttgatactgggaagatgactaccatctaaggcaaacatgggcgtaggcttgtctaacggtctgaaaggaatgttatgtttccgaacccatgcttcgtccatgaaacaaccctcagccccagagtcaatcaaggcactgcatgtagcacccgaaccggtccagcgtagatggaccgacatagtagtacaagatctagatgaagggacctgagtagtagcgctcaccagtagccctccgcttactgatgggctctggcctcttactggacatgaattaacaaaatgtccagcaactccgcaatagaggcacaggcggttggtgatcctccgttccctctccttagtcgagatgcgaatccctcccagctgcatgggctcagtctcaaagccagaggagggagatggttgcgatgcggagcagggaaacaccgttgatgcgagctctcttccacgagcccggtgacgaagatctacccgtcgttctatgcggatggcgagagcaatcaaagagtccacatctgaaggaacctcccgggagagaatctcatccttaaccactgcgtggagtccctccagaaaacgagcgagcagcgccggctcgttccactcactagaggcagcaagagtgcgaaactcaatggaataatccgttatggaccgttcaccttggcataaggaagccagggccctagaagcctccccaccaaaaactgaacggtcaaaaacccgaatcatctcctctttaaagttctggaatttgttagagcaatcagcccttgcctcccagatagctgtgccccattctcgagcccggccagtaaggagtgaaatgacgtaagcaactcgagctctctctctagagtatgtgttgggttggagagagaacacaatctcacactgcgtgagaaaggagcggcactcagtgggctgcccggagtagcaaggtgggttattaaccctaggttctggaggctcggcaggccaggaagtaacaggtggcacgagacgtagactctggaactgtccagagaggtcggaaacctgagcggccaggttctccacggcatggcgagcagcagacaattcctgctcgtgtctgccgagcatggctccttggatcttgacggcagtgtaaacagcgtctgaagtcgctgggtccattccttggtcggttccttctgtcatgcaggtgaacgaggacccaaacgcgacttaacagaaacagagtttattaatgttcaaaacggaataacagaaatcctctagattgtagaggggaaaacaactggagaagcggccacagactgcaggtcgcttcgggtaggcgcaggccgtagtcgactgagacacctgctcacacgcagcgtctgatgaaggcacaaaacacgacaggacagggtgatacacaatcacggcaaaaacacgacaggacagggcgaaacgcaatcacagcatggtgaatacaatacaaggaaccgacggaacaggaacggatcacaaaggaataaatagggagtctaatcaggggaaaggatcgggaacaggtgtgggaagactaaatgatgattaggggaataggaacagctgggagcaggaacggaacgacagagagaagagagagcgagagagtgagagagggagggggagagagagggatagaaccaaacaagaccagcagagggaaacgaatagcatggggagcacagggacaagacatgacaataaatgacaaacatgacactctggcctttaactggacatgaaatgacaaaatgaccagcggaaccgcaatagagacagaggcggttggtgattctccgttccctctccttagtcgagatgcgaataccccccagctgcatgggctcaatacctgagtcagtggggaaagatggtagtgtcggagagaggggagacacagttaacgcgagctctcttctatgagctcggtgacgaagatctacccgtcgttcaatgcgaatagcgagttcaatcaaagaatccacgctggatggaacctcccgagagagaatctcatccttaaccttagcgtggagtccctccagaaaacgagcgagcaacgcctgctcgttccagttactggaggcagcaagagtgcgaaactctatagagtaatccgttatggatcgattaccttgacatagggaagacagggaccaggaagcttctttcccaaaaactgagcgatcaaaaacccttatcatctcctctttaaagttcagataattgttagtacactcagcgcttgcctcccagatagctgtgccccactgccgagcccgaccagtaaggagtgatatgacgtaggcaatccgagctctctctcttgagtatgtgttgggttggagagagaacactatatcacactgggtgagaaaggagcggcactcagtgggctgcccagaataacatggtgggttattaaccctaggttccggaggctcggaagacccggaagtagctggtggcacgagacaaagactctgatactgtcctgagaggtcggagacctgagcggccagggtctcaacggcatgccgagcagcagacaattcctgctcgtgtctgccgagcatcgctccctggaactcgagagtagagtagagagaatccatagtcgctgggtccattcttggtcggatccttctgttatgcaggtgaatgaggacccaaaagcgacttggcgaaaacagagtctttaatccagtaaagtaaatctacaatcataaagcataattccactcgtaatgacgagaacagactggagactcgatcatgaacagcaggttgcctcgggaaggcacttgaacgtagcagactcagacacctgctcaccacgcagcatctgagggaaacacgacacgacagggcgatacacagacacagcacggtgaacaatagacaaggatccgacagggcagaaacggaaaacaaggggagaaatagggactctaatcagggaaaaagatagggaacaggtgtgggaagactaaatgattgattaggggaataggaacagctgggagcaggaacggaacgatagagagaagagagagaggaagggagagagaaaaaggggaacgaacctaaaaagaccagcagggggaaaacgaacagagggaaaagcaaaatgacaagacaatataagacgaAACATGACATTTTTATTCAATATTTAGATCTCCAAATATCAAATAATCTAAGACCAAGACATAGATTATTAAACTCAGAATTAACCATGCTGGCTCCATTAGGAGGGGGATATCTGTCACATCACATTAGTCCCAAGAATTAAAATAAATCTCCACCTAAGATCATTTGGATAACCTGAAATACACCTTTAACTATTCATCTCTTCTTCAAATTCTTCAAATAATAtcatgttgttttgtttgtttttttgaatAGATATTCTCTAATAAAACATTTCACTGTTCAAATTAACAAATGTCCAGAGTGGTGAGTCTTACAAATGATGACCTTCCCTTTAAATGCACCTCTTAAAACTGCTACACCTGCAGAGTGGTTGTTGCCATATGATAACCAGATATTGTTACCCCGTTGATTTTTCCAAAAAGCTAGATCAGAAGAACAAGCATGAGTCTCTTGTAGAAAGTATAAGTCTGCATTAAACCTTTTGCAAAACAGGAAAATAGCCTTACGTTTGAGTAAATTATGAATACCCCTGACATTAATTGAACAAAGAGATAAAGACACAAACTTCAACCAACAACCTTATGCTAATATAAGCTTTTCCTAAGGAAATGTTACTCAGAAGGATTCCCATACTATTTTTAACCCAGTCTTTTTCATTCAAATGTTTAtgtaaacccatttcatgaagctcccgacaaacagttattgtgctgactttgcttccagaggcagtttggaactcgggagTGAGTGTTGTAACTGAAGACAGATGATTTGTActcgctacgtgcttcagcacttgaTGGCCCCattcttgtgtggcctaccactttgcagctgagacgttgttgctcctagacttttccacttcacaataacagcacttacagttgattggggcagaaatttgacgaactgacttgtttgaaagatggcatcctatgacggtgccttgttgaaagtcactaagctcttcagtaatGCCATTCCATtgtcagtgtttgtctatggagattgcatggcggtgtgctcaattatatacacctgtcagcaacaggtgtggctgaaataactcAATCCACTCATTTAAAGGGATGTCCACATATGTTTCTATAAATAGTGTAACTTAATTTAGTTACACAATATATTtgtgacaaatcattcactaaaccataAACCTCAACGAAGTCCtggaataaatcatgtggaaattgagcaagttgaggagactaaactgcttggagtaaccctggattttaaacggtcatggtcaaaacatgttgatacaacaatAGCTAAGATGGGGCGAAGTCTGGCCATAATACAGAGCTCTCTGCcattttaacaacactatcaacaaggcaggtcctacaggctctagttttatcacacctggactactgttcagttgtgtggtcaggtggcACAAAGAGAGACCTCGTAAAATAATTACAATTGGtttagaacagggcagcacggctggctcttaactgtacacagagagctaacatgaaTAATATTCATGTAAATcgctcatggctcaaagtggaagagagattgacttcatcactacttgtttttgtaagaagtgttgacatgttgaatgcagcgaggtgtctgtttaaactactagcacacagctcagacacccatgcattcATTACCCACAAGACATGACAccaaaggtctcttcacaatcctcAAGTCAAGAACAGAccatgggaggtgcacagtactacatagagcaatgactacatggaactatattcTACATCAGGTAACTAATGCaaacagtagaatcagatttttaaaaacagCTAAAAATAGACCTTACAGAGATTGTGacgagacacacacaggcacagacacacgataagacacacacatacacatggatgttgtattgtaaatatgtgatagtggagtagtggcctgagggaataAACTAAATGTTTTGGgtaaagtgttatgaaatgtcaTGAAATATTTTTAATTGTAACTGCTTTAATGTTgcaggaccccaggaagagtagctgctgccttggcagggatCCTTAAGAAATACAAATACACAGTCATTTTTTAGAAACTTGAGGATGATTTGGCCAAACACATTTAATTATATTACAAAAAAAGTGTAGATTGTAGCCACTTATATCCCTTCATAGTTTGTTTGTTTAAGCATGACCATTATCCACATAGGTCTACCTCATTTTTGACCAAATGTTTTGTGTCAGCACTTGGGGGGTCACCccacatgtaatcagttactcaaCAGTAACTTTGTAAACCAATGTGTAATTTTGTAATTtcggtgaactatccctttaaaataaaaaatgtttaagtCATTTTCCTTTAATACACTTTGTTTTTATTTCAAGTAACCCACAGCAACTCCCAGAAAGAACTCGGCCGTGTTTGCTTGTTCTCTCCGTGTGAGCAACTTTCAGCGTCAAGGGTGGACGTGATATTTCAAACATCAGATCAGTGCGTTTATGTATTGGGTGCCCGGAAATTTTTCCAAATAAACACAGCTTGATTCAACTTGGGTGGGCAGACTTATCAACAGACTAATTCTATAAACAAATGTGGGAATAACCAAGAACACCATTGGCTGGTAGGCCTACGCAGGGGACACGCGGGGAGAGAGCTGGGGCTTTCAGCAATGAAATTTTAATTACTGTGGGTGGGCTGAGAACACAACCAGTGTTTATGATAGACAATTTATTTTCCAATGAAAAGTCAACATAAAACATGTTAAACAATTATTTAACATTGTTTGACTCATGAGGCAGAGACACTGTGGGATCCCATCATTCCAAGAGCAGTTCTCCCCACGAGCTGAAGTTCCTTGGGAAGCAGATAGCGCTCCAGCATCATGAGCCTTTACCACAGCCGAGTGCTTGGAGTGCCACCCTCGGCGCTCAATTTCCCCAATTCGTCCCTGATTTACTTGTATGGAGGCGACGGCGGTACCATTCTTCCCGCTTTGGGCTTCCTCCCAACTCGGCAGGAATCTCTGCAAAAACCTCCGTACAGCTACATTGCACTTATCGCTATGGCCATCAAGAGCGCACCAGACAAGCGCGCAACGCTGAGCGGCATTTACCAGTTCATAATGGACGGCTTCCCCTATTACCATGACAACAAGCAGGGCTGGCAGAACTCAATACGCCACAACCTCTCTCTAAACGACTGTTTCATCAAGGTACCGAGAGAAAAGGGCCGTACCGGGAAAGGCAGCTACTGGACTTTGGACACCAAATGTCTAGACATGTTCGAGAACGGGAACTATAGACGGAGGAAGAGAAAACTAAAGGGCCAAGAGACTGCAGAGTACAAAACTACTTACAAGAGGAAAAGAGGTCCAGTCTCCACGAACCCGTCAGGACAGGATAGGAGGCCCATTCATAACGTTCCAGCTGATGCTCACCCGAGGATGGGTAGGCCTATGTCAGCTGGAGATTGGGCTGTGGTGGGCACGGAGGTGAAACAACAACATAGACATTTTGAGCAACGTAGTTCAGATTTAAAACATGTTCTTGGTGAGTTCAACAATGTTGGGATGCAGCAAAGTGGGTCTGTCCATGGCCAAAAATATAATGTGCAGAATCAAATCCAAACTGAATCCATGCAGGACATGTATGGCACACAATCAGCTGACGCGCTACACGGTCCAAGGTGCATACCGGTTCAGGAGCACAGGGTCTGTTTGGACACAGCGCATCTGTCAGGAGCGTCTTCCCTCCATGCGAGTGAAGCAGACAACAGTAGACTAGCCTTTGATGGGAGGGAGAATGGGCCTCCTATCCTGTCCGGTTGCACGGAGAACTTGAACTCATCTATGCTGTATAGAACAATGGAAATTATACCCACTGTCCCTAGCAGAGCAACGGACAAATCCAAAGGTTTTAGCATAGACAGTATCCTATCAAAAAAGGGAAACCAAATGCACAAAAGCAGCGTTGGTGTAACAACAGGGCTTGTACCCCCAAAGTCACCAATTCAAGCTGATGGGATTCCCGCTTTGCAGTTACTTATCGCTCACGTGCCCTGAGAAAGTTCTACATTTTAAATAGGCAGAGTGATATGCTAAAAAAAAGGGAATATCTGAATAAGAATATAATGGGAAcatctaaaaaataaataatatatttcAAGATATTACGCGTGAGTGTCAACATTTTGATACGGTGGGAAGAGAGAAAATGACTTCGACAATTATCTTTTTCAGGCGCCAATAAAGACTGTGATTAAAACATGATTGCGATTATTGTTATTATAGGCAAACTTCTCTTCCGATGTGCAGCTGCGCATAACATACCATTGCAGTTCCTCTTTCAGTTGATTTATCGTCATGAGAGAAGTTAATAAACGCCCAAGAGTGTACGGATGTTGTTttagtaaatgtaaatgtttaggaAAACTATGGTTTATATGTAGGAGCTCTGAACTTGTCGTCTGAGTGCCTGCCATTTGACTGTTGTGTGTGTTATATTCTGTTCTGCTTCTCAGATGTTGAATTTAGATGTTAAAGTGGAAATACGTTTTTCTCAGCTACCTTCTAAAAAACTAtgtaaaatgttatttttttcccATCTTGAATGTAAAATAAAAGTGTAATAAACTAAAAAAATACATCGCAAGTCAGCTTGATTTTATTCCATGAAAATAGACATAAGTCAATTGAAAGAAAGGACAGTACAAAGTAACACATTCAATCTTAGCCTATTAAACTTAAAGATCATTACAGTCATGTActctattataaactgggtggtttgagccctgaatactgatttgctgaaagccatggtatatcagaccatataccacaggtcaggtatgacaaaacatgtatttgtacTAATCACCTTGGAAACTAGTTTATAGTAGCAATAAGACGCCTCAGGGCacctgtatccaggcactccttgttgggttgtgcataagaacagcttTTAGCAgtgttatattggccatatacaacaccccctcgggccttgtTGCTTAAATATAATCCTGCAGCTGGTTTTCAATGTTCTTCCTCAAACAGATTTACACCTTTGAATAATAAACCAATATTCTGAAGGGAAAAGTGAAACATTTTTAATAACCCTGCACTGCATACTACACCAGGATTAGAGCTATGGGCACTAGTAAACATTCATTTGTTTATCAGTTAAACAAATTCTCCATTGCAAAAAGTGCTGTTAACACAAATACTGAATCAATCAGAGCATTGCCATCTGTTTCCTTGAGGCCACATGTGATTTACAGTGAATTAAAGTTGTTATGGTATTGAACTGTAAAGTTTCATACTGTATAAATAAGCAGTGGGGTTGTAGAGGTTTCTATGACACTTGCATGAAATCAGAGCATTATTGACAACATAATCATGAAATATATGACAAAAAAACTCAGACTTCTAAATATAGCTTACATTTATATTCCTCTGAAACCTTCACTGTAGACTTTGAGAGAGCAAATCAAGAATGCCTGTAGAAATAAATACACTTCCCAACATTTGAGGAGAGGAACTCACAATCACAAGAATTTCCTGTGTATAGGATTATTTTGGTCAGATGTGTAAATAAAACCTCATGCTGAAAACCTCAGAGGAGAAAAAGAGTTTGCATTCCCTAGCCTGCTCAGCTCAAATGGTCATCAGCCCATTTAGGCTTCAGCTCTATGGACAAACTCTGTAGGACCTTCTGTAAGACACCGTAGCTCTGCTAAACTGACGATCATCAACAAACAAGAACTAAGCATCTGAAACAACATAATATTTGAAAGAATTTCTTTGATTAAATGTGCTGCACACAAAATTGATAATTTTCCTGAATTTTATGCATTTGATTAAAATATGGCAATCTTCCTTCTCAATATTATTCTAATTTAAATATTGTGACTAAGTAAATGATTGAAAACCAATTTCAGTTCACATCTAAACACACTTCTACTGGTCTGAGATACCACTCTCTAACATAATGACTTCTAAGCCTTATGTTCAGCATATATTACAAATCATTTCTAGTCTCTCTAGAGCAAACTCCTCAACCAACAACCGTAACGTTGGTTAATTGTAGAGAATGGTGATCTTGAGACAaacataacaagatggctgaatgtTCTAGTGCCACCCACTGGCTCAACTGTTTAACACTCTGGTCTCAATTTCTAAGGCACACAAATGCATGATCTGTTGACCCCTCTAAGTGTTTGATTTAAAACATGATCCACATTTAGGCTCCAGCACTAATATGTAGTCCTCATTCTTATCTATTTTCATGGGAAACAAATCTGAAAGCTCTCTGCGTCAATAACTTTTCTCTTCAATGAGATGAATGCTGTGTTCCCGGTGTGATATTTCCGATCTACTCTACTATCAACTAGAACAATTGCAATAGTGCACAATGTCAGACTGAAACACCAATGACTGTCAATTTCTTTGGCAAGACCCAAACTGTAGGTAATCAGGTAAGCTCACTGAATCGTGTGGATTCAGTAACCCCTAAAATCAACTGTTTGCTACTCTTTTTCCCCTACCAATTGCCAGACCACCTACGAGGAAGAGACTCCATGACATCATTCCGTGGGTAGTCAAATGGAGGGCTGTCAGGGAAGATATATGGGTGGATGAAACGATTATTATTAGTGAATGGTGGGGTAATGAGGCATATATCGTAATGTAGGTTTAAAGGTGTGGTTCACACTCATCGCTCTATGAATCGAAGTTGAATCTCCTCACCATAACTCGTTTGAGATTGAGTTGACAAGGCTTGATGAATCAGCGTGGGTTCAAATAAACAGTGAGAGAAATATAACTTGTATAGGAAAGTGTCATCCCTTTCATGAACAATCAGATCTCAATTTAAAACCGCTAGGTTCAAATGGGTTTTAAATCTACATGTTTATTATATTTGTTCACTCTCTACATATACCAACTACACTTGTCCAAATACATACTCAGCACAAGGGTATGGGCGGCCGTGATGAAGATCGATGGGCTCGCTGCAAGGAGCATTAGCTGCTAATCAAGTTATGTTTCCTGGCACACAATTGTATATGTCATTATCTGCCTCAGATATCCACAAGGCCTATGCATGCTGCTGACCATGTAGACACAAATGCACGTATTCTGACATGCAATCACTGAGCATGGATTGGACACACATTCACTACAATGACACATATAAACAAAAAAAACTCTGTTTTAAAAATGCTCTCAGATGACAGTTATCTTTCCATCAAAACACAAAGCAGCAATATCACAAAAATATAGACATAAAACCTTTACTCTTCTTGAAAATTATATCGAAGACTGCAATAAAACCAACACAAATGGACCCACCTATAAAGATGGACCTACATAGTAAATGACATGATAACATCTGTGGAAGCATGAACATATGACTTTGAAGAGAACAGCAAAACGCTTTG
Encoded here:
- the LOC123992303 gene encoding protein fork head-like, which gives rise to MSLYHSRVLGVPPSALNFPNSSLIYLYGGDGGTILPALGFLPTRQESLQKPPYSYIALIAMAIKSAPDKRATLSGIYQFIMDGFPYYHDNKQGWQNSIRHNLSLNDCFIKVPREKGRTGKGSYWTLDTKCLDMFENGNYRRRKRKLKGQETAEYKTTYKRKRGPVSTNPSGQDRRPIHNVPADAHPRMGRPMSAGDWAVVGTEVKQQHRHFEQRSSDLKHVLGEFNNVGMQQSGSVHGQKYNVQNQIQTESMQDMYGTQSADALHGPRCIPVQEHRVCLDTAHLSGASSLHASEADNSRLAFDGRENGPPILSGCTENLNSSMLYRTMEIIPTVPSRATDKSKGFSIDSILSKKGNQMHKSSVGVTTGLVPPKSPIQADGIPALQLLIAHVP